The genomic segment tatTTTCGTAAAATGATTAGTTTCCaagttttaagaaaatcttTTATCCACTAAAAGTGTTGATTACATATTAACCTTGAACTTCCTCCACCAAGCATCAACAACAAAGCCTTCATTTTGGATGATCTTTAAGTTGactccattaaaaaaaagacacatcCAGCAATGATTTCATCATCGATTTTATTGTTCTCACATATTCTAAATTTAGGAACctgaaaatgaaataattgaCTCCAAACTAGTAAACAtattaacattaatttaatgttatgtttgaacaaaattagtttttcttaCATGCTTCCATTCagcttttatttctcatttaacTTGCTAGAATATGAATCCCTTACATATAGGACCATAGATTTGCGACCCATAATTGACAAGCCATCATCGTTAGATCATGTGAAGAGAGTTAGATCATGTGTCTCTTTATTATCAACGTCTAAATGAACTGAAGGGTTATGAACAATATTGCTTGACAATGTAATGGTGTTTTGTTTTGACCTTACACTTTCTGTTAGCATCTAAACAATATaactaaataactaaaaatgtttcaattaaaatctcaatcaaaggtttatgtttttttttttaattctagtgcatCTATcaatttataacaaaatttcACCAATACACACACAACGAACCATAATATAACAACACATGTTATTTTAGTGACGGATTCACAAACatgaaatctttttattttgaattattttattttattggtaattCTATCAGTatttaccaacaaaaataattttatcataataataGTTGGGAATCTTCAACCAAAATATTTCATCCTATAATTATTGAAaagtatcaataaaaaatattccatcaataattttattttttatatataattttctgaAATTGAATTCTCAGTGAATATTAAGCATGTAGAAAATGATGTGTCGCATAAAATATGAAgtccaacaaattaaaatcgGCCCTGTAGTTGCACCTACCACGCTTTTTCTGCGTGTCTATCTTCCTAACATGCAAATGTTTGGTGGTTCATTCGGATGCCGTCATGTCAACTTGAGAATATGTGCTCTGAAGAGTCAATGGATCATTGATTTCTCTGAGccataattatttaaatcaattagtTTGCACATTTATCACGTCTCATAAAACATTTCCTTACTtggaatttataaattataagttaagaatattgatttaaaattaaattaagatttttactctattcttaatagatttttttttattatcataaatttttGGGTCAGCTTGCACACATCTTAATTAATctcataaattctaaaattaataatcatataagtcTCTAGTGATTTTAAAAAGACTCGAACTCATGACTCAAAATCTGATCACTTAAGCTAGCTCTCGGGTtgtttttaataagttttttatgtAAGTCAAACCTATtaataaccaaatatatttatgacttttcaataaattaaagagtttgaataataacttaaattaacttgtaaaatcatgCTAAacgtaattttatttaaattattttaaaatcttgatttacaaagaagataaatatttttttgtcttttatcccTTTCATTTATTATCTTTGCTATAATATTTAGTTTCATTATtatgtaattatataaaataaataaataaatgctaaAATATTTAGCATTCTGGAGGAATCAGCAGGACACAGAGAACAAGGCAAATATCAACATCGGGAAGAACAAATAAGAAAAGTCTGGAAATGTTACCTAACCAACCCACTTCACAGAACCAGCTTTATTCCTCTATGCCCATATATGTTTGCGTGTAATCATGGAAGAAACAGATAATCAGTGGCTGCAAAGGAAACGCTTATTTGAGCAGGGTGTTTGTAATTGcgttgaaaattatattttcaaatatttttttttagaaatatatgaaaataatattttattttaatttttaaaaattatttttgatattattacatcaaaataatattaaaatattaaaaaaatattaatttaaaataaaaataaaataattttttttattttttcaaaaatatttctgaaatacaaaaataaacatgttcttGTATAAAATATGCATagttattttgttatgttttgagCAACACAAAATAATCTTTGGATGAGAATGCTTGCTTATAATTATACTGTGCATGGATATAAAACCTGGCCTGGTGATGATCCAGTGTAACTAGGGTGAGATCCAGGCTTTTGTTTTACCTTTTTGTTTAATACATTCAAagaatgtaaaattaatttgtgaatacttgctctcacataattttttatagcttACATCtttataaaatgtttattaacttttttatatggaATAACGAGCTATATTTATAGTATACAtctatataaaatgtttttttaacttttttatatattatagtcatatatatatatataaccataaaaaacatggaatatttctaaatttttcatgtcCTATAGCTATATATATAGCCTCCATTCATatggattatttttaaattttttttataggatataTATAGACTATATACATATGaaatatttcttaacttttatatatgaaatagttatatatagcctatatttacatgaaatgtttcttaatttttttcatatgaaatattaaaactttaaatatttttcttatttttctagatattttttatttaaaaatatattaaaattaatattttttaattaaaaaatattaattcaaagctttaaaaaattaaaaattaaaaaaacatgattcaaCCACAGtaataaaagtatattaatttcAGCAAGGtgttcttctttctcatttataatGGTTCAGACATCACTAGAAGTCAAACTATTTGTCATGTCCGAGAAAAATGAACATAACTAGTTAACTACTTCAAAAACCCGTTCAATTTATAATcattggttttttaattatttttttaattcgagTCTATCAACTATTATCTTTGTTATTTGAgtgttgaatttaaaaatatatatcaagtaTTTCTATTAGATTCTTAGTATGGACgaacattttcattttattttcaatcgagtgtatgtttttctatttttttaaaaaaaataaaaaatgtcaaaaaataaatgtatgttAATATAACAGACgaggtaagaaaataaaagaaaaggaaaaagaaaacaaactaaagaAGTGTTAAGCTTTTGATGAAGATTGTTCTACGCGTACTTGTGTTTAAATATAcattagtaaattaaaatatttataaattatagaaaaaatagctttgttatataatgaatttgtgtataagattattattagttttataaaaataataatttttacattttacCGTTAGCAGTGGAAATTTCTTTAGCTTGGGAAAAAGCAGAGAAAATTAAGtaatttgagttttattatttggaCAAGTCATCGTTTTATCTATCAATGGGCACATCAGGATGAACTTGACATGatctaaaaaacatttaattagaaaaaaaataaaaattcacataaaaaatatcagagAGTTTgcacatcaaaaatattatatctaCTCTTTTAATgatcaatatttttcatattacttTTTATATGTCTAGATCATTGTCTTTTCCACAATGGGATTATACATttataaggaatttttttttcatttcgtaatttttaatttcaacttaaaaagaaaacttaaataGAGCAATTCCGCTTACCATCGTCGAACCCTAGAAGGCTTCAAAAAATTGCAATGGATGTATCTTGTATGTGCATAAGATCACTCGTACTTGAAATCTCCTTTTTGGGTTTCCACttgataatacaaaaacaaaaaaaaatcccaaaaataatTCCCAGCTGCCTGGGCATGGCCTAAATAGTTGGAGTTTTTTCAGCCTTATGGGCCCAGTCTAAATAACTAGAGTTTTCAACTCAACACCTACATTAACTCTAGGCTACTGATTGAGAAGAAGGTTCCAATTCGGTGACCAGCTGCACCTCTGTTTTGAAGAGAAGAATAAACAGCGAGTCGATTGAGAAGTAAATGAACCCACCTGGTGAGTGAGTCACGAAGGACCCAAAACTCTTCCCTACCACGCAGTGCCATGCCACCCCGTATGCCGAGTCAAATTCCTGTCCAAAACACAACCCAGCTCCGTTTTTAAGACTCAGTTCCATATGGCTAGTTAAAACATGCTAGAATCACTTTGAAAATGAAAACGATTCCTGCTATGGCATTTGGATTAGCCACTAGTTAAATCCTCTGATACTGTAGGAGTATCAAAGAACTACTGAGCCGAACATACATACTGTTTGGAGATGGAGAGAAGAGAGACCTTTTTGAGGGCACGAGCAAGGAGGGTAAGATTGGGGCGGGATTTGGGAGCTGCTGATGATGGTGACTTGTCGAGAAACGATCTTGCATAGCGAAGGGCTCGTTCTTGCATGTCGACTGGCATGTCGGAAGATCTTAACCTTACATTTAAGCTTAAAGCGATGGCAGCAAGCTTAATCCTGACTTCCTCAGTCTGAGACCTATCTTGGGTCATTACTGTTGCCTCTTGTTGACTAATTTGAACGGCGGGATAATGTTGTTTCGATCCAGCTTCCTCTTCTTTATATCTTCGAGAGGCCATGCCGTCCatgaaccaaaacaaaacaaaataacaaagagACAAGAAGCCAAGACAGAGAGTGGAGCTATGGCTCTTCTGGTCTTCTATGGAGAAAAAATGCTGATAGGCTGTGATTTATGAAGAGAGATTGATTGTAGGGATGTGCAAGCAAAGCATTGGGCAATAGTAGTTTGTAGAAGCGTGCAAGCGTAGGTAAGTCTGCATCGTGTGATTGGATAGTTCTTGCATGTGGAGTCACAGGGGCGTTGTTATAGTCAAGGTCTCTGTAGCAGTCTGGGTGTTCATGCTGACAAGACCAAAGCATGGAAATGCTGTGGTGATAGGCTTGAAATTCTCTTTTGATCATGATAGATAGTCAAAGATCAATCGTATTAGTTACGAATCTTTTGGTGCTGGGATTTTTAGCTGTAGAAATACAGGGATAAGCTACAGCCTTGATattgtgtgtttgtttttattttttaaaagtattttttaaaaaaaatgatttttttaatgcatacaaacatatatattcaataaataagcACAAATTTTTAGTGCATAAAACAAATGAATACCATTATGCTACAAGCCCAAAGATTAACCAAAATAGGATTAAGTGAGAACACCAGGTGAAAATTTTCATgacttttctccctttttttataCTCACAATTATTCAAATGCAACCAACAAGTTATCAATTCtgtctagtattttttttaaaaaaaaaagcattagatTTTCTTGTATCAATGTTACAAAGAATCAACAAGCAAAGTTACAAAATCCAACCCAGGACAAAGTTCATATTATGAATAAGAAAGATCAACCcgaattaactttaaattttatttttaaaaaacaaatagatcaAAGTGAATTCGTTTTATAAAAAGTCAATGAAATTATTGACCGAGTATTGTTGGTCAACCCGGGTTTTTGATCGAGACAcacatgttttttcctttttctattttttttaacttaaatcgATCCAAGCCCCAATTCGATCAGGTCCTATGTCAACCTGACaagtcaatttaggttttaTAGCAATGCCTAAAAGGTGTTGGGAAAATATTTGTTTCTCCATAtacaaaacattatggattgaaataatgttttttcttttttttgttattttttttcggttattgaactttttttattttatttgatacacACACATGCTAGTCAATTAATTTGCACTCCGCTGTAGGTTGGACTGATTTTCTTGAAACCTAGCAATCTATCTCTTTACCTAACTTAAGTTTCCAACTAAATTGTGCGGGAGCtagttcaaattaaattaattgatttcatgGATCTAAATATAATCTTGATAGCTAGCAAAAACATGAtttggctttaaaaaaaaatcaaaataatacctTTTTTCAAAACAGTTATTGGGACAATAACAGATTGACTCAATCTCAGCCCCTAAGCAACTCGTATCATGAActccattgagtttaataatatttttttttctaaattatattttttaattatattcacaatttatttttcaatcaatccaatattaaaagataaaattgagaaaaaactattaaaaataattaaaagaccaacaaaaaaaaggcaTATGCAACCAATGGGTGAACTCATTAAACTTATGAATCGGGTAACCCAAGCTAGCACGCCAAACCTGTGAACTGGGTTATTGACTCCAGtaagattataatttgttttttgaaaaaatattttttatttaactacatgataataaaaataggcAATCGCAAAATCAAACTTCAACCAAATACTAAGATgctaaaaacaataatgaaaaaaaaaaagttaaactcatTAAACCTTTTCTatgaaactgtttttttttagaatataagaaacaaacagataaaaaaaagtcaagttcaataataataaaaaaaaaagacaccccAACAAACCAATTTTGGGttcgtaatttttttcttaaagaaacaaattagaaaaaataaaagataaatttagatcaagatatttaatattataataaggGTAATTTACCTTGTTGAatgtaatgaattttttaattcaaaattgaaatagaaaTCTACAAACACATAAGATTTATTggataaaatagaagaaaaaaactattatgtaAGGttacacattaaaaatatcataataaataaataatttttatttctaaaaaacaatttaatatatataaaatattaaaaaaactacaagtgAATAATATgaatctcttaaaaaattaaacaaattcaatatatttaaaaactaatcactatttaaaaaagaataaataagcAAAACATAATAGAGaagtaaaatacaaatttaaaaattattttaaaaatatatatataaaaacaaaaaaaaaagagcaaagaatGAGGCCAGACCTAGCATCTGGGCCATGACTAAAGGACTTGCACGCAAGCCTGCAATGTTAGGCCCAGTGACGTgggctttttttttgtaagataaTGGGGcttttttttgtaagataaTGTCATCCACCCTGAAtcaatttgaaggaaaaaaaaaaaaaagatatgtgtTGTTTGGCATACCTAAATTTTGACCAATATAGTGACTAGAAAATCAGGGTGTCTGATTTTTGtcctttaaaatcaaaatttcaaccCCAAACACCTAGaaccatagtttttaaacccggcccggttcAAGGCTCGGGTTCCGGGTTTTAACCGGGTCACCGGGTTTTCAACGGGTCACCGGGTCGCCCGGATCAatccatattttatttaaaaaatcaaaacaacgtcattttagtaaaaaaaaagtcaacgggttgcaaccgagTTTTTTACCAGGTTTTGTCGAGTCACACCGAGTCATGACTTttcctatttgtttttcaacCCGGCCTGGTTCCAGCCCCGGGTTccgggccgggtttcaaaactatgcctACAACACACCCTCATAACCACTTTCAACTCATTCTTAACCTCCAAAAGTAcaaaaaatcaatccaaaaccAAGAATCAACTTATAACCCAATTTCTTTTCTAactagatatgtttttttaggcaTTTTCAAAGCAACAAAACACCTAATTCAAACTTTCTTTGTCATATGAAATCATTTGGAATAAAAATCTAATGTTTTGGTGGTTAGAATCGTTGAAACGACACCTTTCTCTCTAGACCAAATTTTAATGAttgtctctttctctctcctctcaaccaataagaactaaaaatgttgaaattgaagtttagtacataaatgaatatttaaaaaaatacaaaggacTAGTCAccttattgcaaaaaaaaaatgagggataAAAATATACTCCACCAATAAATTTGAATGTGCCACTTATATTATCCATGTAATGTAGCACTTCAGTCACTTGTCTTGCAATTCAATTCTTaccccctaaaaaaaatataatttgactctaatttgagcttaattatgcaaaaaaaaataatttgaggatcatattaaaattttaaaaaatttcactatTGTAATTCATAGTAAAATATGAGAGGGTGAATAATAGTGTGGTTGCAATAAAAACATcacaccatatatatatatatatataattgaaaaatccaaattaaatgaaactaaaagagctatatatatatatatataattgaaaaatccaaattaaatgaaactaaaAGAGCTCCTCTTTCATTGTAGCATCATTATTGTTTCCCATCTCACAAATCATCATGAATTactaataatgttttaaaattttcaatttgatcattaaatttttatttgatcatgttTCCCcttcatgaaaaaacatatttagatTCGGGTTGATTTTTGGATTCGATTTGATTACAGGTTTTGAGGtgattttttgatatcataaataagtttatcatggtttttatagtgttttataggtgttttgagTAAAACAATTagttgaaaaacaagtttttgggtaaaaaaaacttaagtcctGATTTTTTAGCAACCACAATGACAGTAATCTAGATAAATCAAGTGACGTGTcatctgatttattttttcaaaaaaaatttgggttaaaaaatatattatctgccccaaaaaaataaaaaaataaaataagagttcAATCGTACAGGTCTACACATGGATCCcgacaaaaaataattacccaaaaaattataattaaaaaatccctataaatcatattcttgaCTTTCATCTAGAATACGCAATTTGTTTTTAACCCTTTTAAAgtgcaagaaaaaatgaaatttatgctTACATTTCATAGTCTTAGTTTCTTCTATATTTTCTTGATAAACTttacaaatttttatttcttcattaagaatattattaaagggttttaaaaatatatttgttttcaataatattttatttgagaattgagattttttacATGAgtgatcttaattttttattagttatagttatattatttgaaaaacataataaattcatgttacactaatttttttttagaacctgtttgattttgtgatagtagttatttttcaaaaaatattttatttaaaagtgtattaaaataattgaaaaaataatttgaagaaaagaaaaaaaataaaaaattaagtttttttatataattttgaaacatatgttatattaaaaataaattttaaaaataaaataaattattttaatatatttttaatttaaaaataatttattaaaaaaaatgcaaacacaGCTACATTACCAAGATCTAtctacatcatcatcatcatcatcacccatCTCTCTCCATCACTCTCTCCATCACTCACTGGTCTTCTTCAATTCTCTCGATCTCTGGAGACCTAATCCCGAGCTGATAATACGATTCTCCACATGGCTACTGTACTTGAATCCCTCACCGTTCCTTCTCGCTCTTCTGCTGTCTTGCCTAAACCTGCTACTACGCTTGTCACTGCTTTTGCTTCAACTATTAATCGGAGATCGCTTCGCTTCCCACAACTCAAAGGCCTTAAGATTCACTTTCATTCTTCATCGACTGTAAATCGCTCTCTCGGATCGGTGAGTCAGAGTAGTTCTAGACTCGCTTGTGCTGGAAGGATCGTTTGTGAAGCGCAGGGCATTGCTGTTAAAGGTCCAGATCATAAATCCCATCTTtcgttctttttttgtttttttgtgatttttaatattttaatatttttattttttaatataaaattgtaaatttagATATTGAAGTCATAAATAAGGGTTTACTATTAAATAATTGGAATTAATTATTGTGTAGAAATGGCTCACATCTCTTTGTGTTGGAACCGCAGTGCCCGCTGTTACTGATGCAACATGGAAGTCACTTGTGCTGGAATCAGAATCCCCTGTTCTGGTTGAATTCTGGGCTCCATGGTGTGGTCCGTGCCGGATGATTCACCCTGTAATTGATGAACTGGCAAATCAATATGCTGGAAAGCTCAAGTGCTACAAGCTTAACACTGACGACTGTTCTTCAATTGCAACTGAGTATGGGATTCGAAGCATTCCCACAGTTATCATCTTTAAAAATGGTGAGAAGAAAGAGGCCATTATTGGTGCTGTTCCCAAAACTACCTTAACCACCAGTATCGAGAAATTCTTGTAATGCAGGTGGTAAGTCACAGAAGCAGCATTTCCTGCAAATAAACTCCTCTTCTCTGTTTAGCTGCCAGTGctccaatttatatatatatatattatctgcCCTTGTATAGTTATCAGATGCAGCTGTATTTTCTGTTTTCTCTAGATAATCTCGGTAACTATAGGTGTCTTGTCTAGTTGAATGCCTGTTTAGTAGCTTCTTTTTGCACAATGTAGATTAATCTGCAAACTATTGGCTTATCCTTCTTTACATGCCTCATGAAGTTAGGTCAGCTAATCAATAATTGACACAAGCCTTTCAGTCTATGCGGTTCCATTATATTACCAATGCAGATTGGTTTGAAAGGCataaaatttcagtttttgatttttgtttagcTGAGGAAACCAATATGACTGAAATGGTTTTTAGTCATCTCCTCTGACACACATACAGAGAACTATATGTACAAGATTTGCATGAGTCGACCAAATTTTTTGAAACCAGCCTGGTCATACCATTCACTGAATCAAAATGCTCGGCCAGAGATCTTGGGGAGCTGGAGCCAATGTCTCAATAGGTGTATAGTTTTTATCTGATGTTAATATTGATTGCTGGGAATGTTTGGTCTTGGATGCTTtgaaggaatattggagaagtTAAGTAGAGGTTCTCAGTTGGCCTTGTGATATGGAACACTCTCATCGTAATTCCATAGGGGAGTCTTTGTGTGCTGATGTAAGTAGATTGGGGGATGCATCAAGTTTGGAACAATTGTGTTTCAAACTGTTCTTGAATACAAGACACCTCCAATTCTTTGtattcaaaagcattttttaatgCCACTGTAGACAACAGATGATCAATGATGAGGTGATCTGTAGCATGTCATTCTTATATTTCACATGCTTCTGTTATATGATAATCCATTTATATCTCTTTAGTCTCCagtgcaatttttgtttttcttattctgCAAGTTCTGCAGTATAAAGGAAGGGTGACTGCTTGTCAGTTAATCTAATGTTCTGTGCTTTGGTAATAGTGGGGGTGGGTCTTAGCTCTTGTTTTGGACTACCTCCTCACAGCTGCAATCTTTACCCAGTTGCTCCCTCTTGTCGGCCTTGTTTAGAGGCTTTAGTTTTCTTTCTCAAAGACGGATGAATGTTCATCTTGAGAGTAGCTTTAAGATGTATTTCAGTGAAGAGGCTTTGAAGTACGTTCTTTCCGAGGAGAAAAACTAGAACATGTCTCTTCATGTCAACCACTCGACCATCAATTCATCGGATTCCAAGTTGCAATATTTGTGTGTAACCACTCCCACTACTTCAAGTCTTAGTATCTGAAATAGATGCAGGAGTGATTTCTTGATTGTGTCGGGAGTATGGTGTGTTATCATTTGAACAACTGTTCTTTTTAGGTTAGACTCAGATGTCCCCTATTAGATTTTCTGGGGTCTTTTTATACGACCACCATGGAAAATCGGTGCTGTGCTGTAGTGACAATTGTTTCTTACAGGATTTGGATTTTGTGACACTGTACCCTTACTCATTTGGAAGTGCTGTCATGTGTTCTTGGGCATGAAATTGTAAACCATCTGAAATGTTCATTCTAGCATGAGTTTATTTATCGACTCTGCCATGGCAATACAAGACCTTGTTATCTCCCTTGGCCAGTAATTAATCTCCCTTGGCCAGTAATTGCTCGTATAAATGATGGTCTGATAGGACGAAGAGTACTCATTTAAGAAGGTTCTTGTTTCTGCCTTGCATGTTTCGGACTTTTGAGTGGATATTTATTCCCGTCGCCCACTTGGGCATATTTTCTGGATGGAAGCTTAGAGTAGCAACAGTAACGGATAAGTATCAAATTTCGTCTTGCTGCTGGACTTTAGGTGCTTGTATATCAACTTGGGAATATACTGGTAATATACCCTAGGCTGATATTTAATGTTCCACATTTGAAAGATTCATACAATTAAGTGTTGTGTCTGGGAATGctgtttttttcataaatttaagtgtttttggtttaaaattatttttttaaaattatttttttattgtttgatatgtagatgttaaaaaaaaattaataaaaaaatttaatttaatatttttttaaaataatcacaatTATTTCCCTAATCACTCCATTAGTAACAGGGGGGATGAATTGA from the Populus nigra chromosome 9, ddPopNigr1.1, whole genome shotgun sequence genome contains:
- the LOC133702882 gene encoding dynein light chain 1, cytoplasmic-like; translated protein: MDGMASRRYKEEEAGSKQHYPAVQISQQEATVMTQDRSQTEEVRIKLAAIALSLNVRLRSSDMPVDMQERALRYARSFLDKSPSSAAPKSRPNLTLLARALKKEFDSAYGVAWHCVVGKSFGSFVTHSPGGFIYFSIDSLFILLFKTEVQLVTELEPSSQSVA
- the LOC133702602 gene encoding uncharacterized protein LOC133702602; amino-acid sequence: MATVLESLTVPSRSSAVLPKPATTLVTAFASTINRRSLRFPQLKGLKIHFHSSSTVNRSLGSVSQSSSRLACAGRIVCEAQGIAVKVPAVTDATWKSLVLESESPVLVEFWAPWCGPCRMIHPVIDELANQYAGKLKCYKLNTDDCSSIATEYGIRSIPTVIIFKNGEKKEAIIGAVPKTTLTTSIEKFL